In the Pogoniulus pusillus isolate bPogPus1 chromosome 40, bPogPus1.pri, whole genome shotgun sequence genome, CTGCTTGACTTGGcttggctcagctcagctcagctcagctcagctctgggtgTACTTCCATTTCCCTTAAgatgctcagcagagcaggggtcaGCAGACCCCATGCAGAGGATTCTTCCTTCCCCATTCCCtcctgaggcacagcagaggggaggaaGCCTCAGgagtgctgcccacagccaacCCAGGACACCTTTGGCTCCTTTTTGGGGCCAGAAGCCTTCTTCCCATCTAACCTGTGGGGTTCCatccccagggctgtggtgggtgcctggggctgggagctttgGGGTTTCAGTGGGCAGTGGTGGGTGTGGGAGGGACgagggaggctgaggcagggcaggagccttTGCTGGCTTGCAGGGGAGAGCCCTGGGGTGACTCAGCAGGGAGCTGTCTGCTCTGGCACAAATCCCCTTTGTCCTCTGGAGAATGCTCTGAgtcagggctgtgtgctgggagctctgccctgggctgtgccctggggaCTCTTGGAGGCCTTTCTGCATAACCCTGAGTGACCAAAGGGACCTGACCCGAATCTGTTTGCAAACCAGGGTGCAAGTGCAAAGCTATTGCCAGGACACAGTGATTGATGGGTGTCAGagagcccagggaggctgtagagacccatccctggcacagctgagtCACCTGAGATGTGGCAGACCCTgttcagctgcctgcccagcccaCTGCAAGCCACTGGGATCCAGGTTCCCACATGTTCAGCCACTGAGGAGTTTCACTTCTTTTagttcatagcatcatagaatcaagcaggctggaagagagctccaagctcagacagcccagcctagcactcagccctggccaatcaaccacaccatggcactaagtgccccagccaggctttgcctcaacacctccagccatgggcactccaccacctccctgggcagcccattccagtgccaatcactctctctgacaacaacttcctcctaacacccaacctagacctcccctggcacagcttgaggctgtgtccccttgttctgttgctggctgcctggcagcagagcccaaccccacctggctacagcctccctgcaggcagctgcaggcagcaatgagctctgccctgagcctcctctgctgcaggctgcacccccccagctccctcagcctctcctcacagggctgtgctccaggcccctccccagccttgctgcccttctctgtactccttccagcacctcaacatctctcctgaattgaggagcccagaactggacacagcactccaggggtggcctgagcagtgctgagcacaggggcagaagaacctcccttgttctgctgcccacactgctcctgagccagcccaggatgccattggctctgctgcccacctgggcacactgctgcctcctctgcagctcctctctgccagcacccccagggccctctctgcctgcctgctctcagccactctggccccagcctgcagtgctgcttggggttgttgtggccaaagtgcagaacctgcccttggccttcttcagtctcctccccttggcctctgcccacccatgcagcctgcccaggtccctctgcagggctctgctcccctccagcagctccacactgctcctagcttggtgtcatctgcaaacttactgatgctggactcaaactCCTGGCAAGCCCAGATCCTGGCAGTGTGGAAGATGAATTGCAGCAGTTCTAGAAGAGTGAACCTTGGCTGCATGCTGCCTTCCTCCCCTGCTCactcagagcatggcagggtggtgGAGCTGGGAATGCTGCCTGTGAAATGAGAACTCATTTCCTTTGCTGTGAACCAGCAGCCCTGAGCCTGGGCTCCCAGTGCCAGGAGGAACAACTCCAGCAGCTGGGCTTAGTGCCCCAGGGAGGATCCTTGGCACACTCAGCTCTCATttcctgagcctgccctgggcagagcagagccctcctggaggctgggagcagaggctgccagagTGGGATTGGTGTCACCTTCAGTGGCCCCAAGGGAAGTGCTTTGGTTTTGCCAAAGCTCTGCTGGGATCGTGGGGTGGATGAACCCCAATGgcctcagcccagctgctgagctggcagagcagcagctccctgcagccctcctctcTGTTTCCCTACAGGTGTCACTCTCGGGTTGGATGTGAGTCTCCTCCTGCGGCTCTGCTCTTCCAcccaaccaccacctggctgAGTCAGGGTGATCACTTCGCACAGCCCACCCAACCTTGGTGTCTCTGTGCAGAGGTCTCATGGGTCCCACCAGGGAGATGCTAGGCAAGGTTTGCTTTGCATTGCAGGGAAGTGAAGTTTATTCAGGCCTTGTGTTAGCAGCAGAAAGTGCTcaacagctgcactgcaggcagggggtgAGGGTGCAGTGAGAGcttctgaagagcagcacaagaggaggaagcagcaggtctgaggaggtgctgggaaTCTCATCCTGAGCATCTGCAGAGCAGTCTGGGGAGCACTCAGAGGGGGCTCTGTGTGAGCATGCTGagggccaggctgctcaggtggcaggaggcaggtCAGGGGAGCCCAGCACGTTGGTGGCAGATTAACACACCTTGGATTGTCCTGTGgggtgagagaggagctgttAATTTGGGAGGGGAAGGCAAGagactgcagcagaggcagtgcaggTGTCTCCACTGCTGTCCTTCTGTGCTAGCAGAGTGTGGAGAAggagctcagcctgctcctgaagctgaggcaccctgagctgggcagagctggtggtGGCTTCATCCCTCTGCTATGGCAGGGGTGGAAGCTGTCACACGAGGGGCAGCATCaccaggagaggaggggaaagacaGGTGTGGGGCAGGACAAATGAGGCTCCTCTTGGCAGGGTTTCTTACCTGACTTGTCACTGGACTGCCCATGACAGTAGGAAGAGGAGGAATAGCAGTGGGACGTTCCCCCTCCTTGGCATGACCTATGCAAGGAAAGGAGTTTTAGTGGAGGGAATGAGAAAGCATCCACAGAGACACaggtgagctgcagagagcagctcagctcttcctgctcttccCAAGCATCCCTttttagctttccagctcattcCTTCACTGCATTTTCCTGGCTGGTTCTGGAAGCAGAGCCAAGAGAAGCCTGCAGAGGTGATCGCTGTGctggcccagcccagctctgctcagctgcagacaggaggcagcagccacagctcagtTCTCCTCTTTGGTTTTCCACAGCGACCGCTCCCATGGGAttccctctgcacagccagcccGGGGGGAGGCTgattccctgcagccctgccctgtgctgtgcactCCCAGCTTGTGATCTCCACACTTCAGTGCAGATGCTGTGAAGCAATCTCCTGTGCTTAGACTGTAGCTACGGACAGCACCCCCAAAAGCCCTGCAGTGGAGAGGAGCAGTGgcagagctcccctggcacctaCACGATgtcctgctgcccctcctgcagcagtgcccgGTACTGGGCGATCTCCTGCTCCAGGCGGGTCTTGATGCCCAGCAGCATCTTGTACTCCTGGCTCTGGCTCTCCATCTCGCAGCGGATGCTGGCCAGCTCCTCCTCCACCGAGTTAatctggcactgcagctgctgcagcaggcagctgtagcGGGACTCGGTCTCTGCCAAGGAGTTCTCCAGGGAGCTTTTCTGttagaggagaagcagcaggtgaagggcagagctctgcccggCCCTGCCCGCCCTCCCTCCCCCGGCCCCTGTCCCCCACGCAcggtgctgagctgagcctgcagctcGATCTCCAGGTTCTGCATCTCACGCCTGAGCTCGGTCAGCTGCTGGTTGCTGCTCTGGATGTCCTGGCTGCTGGAGGTGACCTGGCGATTGACCTCCTCGATCTGGAGCCAAAGCAGAGTGGGAGTGAGGAGGAGCCCTTGGGGAGGAGCTTGCACCCCTGTGCTGTGCGGGAGGGGTGCAGGGGAGCAGCCAAAGGCTCTGCATGCCCAGTGCCAGTGGGAGGAAGACCCCAGAGGCGGAAGACCTCTCAGGGGGCAGCTCACAGCCTGAGAGCTaagaaggctgtggagcctctccTTATCAGCCCATCCTCATCTAGGACAGCCTCAGATTGCTGCATGCATCTATGGCTCCTGACCTTGGCACATCAGCCCCAGCCTGTTCCCcccttgctgctgcagtgcttcccCAGTGGcttttcccttcccatccccACTCCATACCTTTGATTCATACCACTGCTCCACCTCCTTGCGGTTCCTCTGGATGATGTCCTCATACTCATGCCTCATGTCGTTCAGCATCTTGGTCAGAtcctgcccaggagcagcatTGACCTCCACACACACATCACCACCAGTCTGAGCCTTCAGCTGCCTCAtttcctgcagaggagcagaggttaGTGGTAGGGttggggcaggagagcaggagggagcagaggttAGTGCTAGGGTTAgggaaggagagcaggaggaagaagaggtcagtggtggggttggggcaggagagcaggagggagcagaggtcagtggtggagctggggcaggagagcaggaggaaacaAAGGTCAGTGCTAGGGTTGgggaaggagagcaggagggagcagaggtcagtggtggagctggggcaggagagcaggagggagcagaggtcagtcagtggtggggctggggcaggtgggGACTGGGCAGTATCAAGGGACAAGGGCATGATGGTGTCACAACACGTGGCTGGATGGACTCGATGTGCACCTTTAGGGGTGGACCTCACCTCCTCATGGTTTCTCTTGAGGGTCATCAGTTCCTCCTTCAGGGACTCCAGCTCAGATTCCAGTCCGGAGCGAGTGCGAGTGAGGTCGTCCAGGACGTTCCTCAGGCCATTGATGTCAACCTCCACGGTCTGGGACATGACCAACTCGTTCTCGTacctgcagagggcacagggagcCACTGCACAGTCACTGCATGGGCTGGGACGCACCACTGGGGGCTGCTGTCCCCATCTGtggccagggaaggagcagggctcCAGGGGCGCTCACTTCATGCGGAAGTCGTCGGCTGTCATCCTGCTGTTGTCGATCTCCAGGATCATTTTGTTGTTGTCCACGGTGGCAGCAATGATCTGCAGGAGAGAGGGGTTGAAGAGAAGCTTTTTGGTGTCCAAAGCATCCAAGACAGGAAGACCCAAAGCTTTGTCAAGGCCTTGTTACAAGGGTTGGGTTTGTCTCCTGCAGTGATGCGGGAGCCACAGAACAGtctggagatgctcagggtgtgtgtggagggggagGGCAAGAATTTGGCTTTCCCCAAGGCTCTGATGAAAGGAACATTGCTGGAGGAGGGAGGACAAGAACATCTGTGGTGGGAGATCTCCAGCAGCTGGCTTTCTGCATGCTGGGTCTACCAGGAGGTCCTGTTCCtatctccttgtaagagaggcTGACTGCCAGGGAAGGGCTTGGTCCTTCctcccctgtggccaagagggtGCAGAGACaaggggaggtgaggaggagaagagcaatGCAGTGCCAGGCCCGGGGCTGTCCTACCTGGTTCTGCAGCTGCTCGATGGCCTGGTAGTAGGGGCTGTAgtccttggcagcagcaggggcctgCTTCCTGTACCACTCTCGGatgtgctgctccagctgcgcgttctcctcctccagccgcCGCACCTTGTCCAGGTAGGCTGCCAGGCGGTCGTTGAGGTTCTGCATCGTCACCTTCTCGTTGCCGCTCAGCAGCAGGTCCCCACCAAAGCCTCCTCCTATGCCACCGCCAAAGCCTCCTCCTATGCCACCACCAAAGCTTCCTCCTATGCCACCGCCAATACCTCCTCCTATGCCACCGCCAATACCTCCTCCTATGCCACCGCAGAGGCCTCCTGCCATGCTGCCAGCGCTCATGCCCCCTCCGTAGCCCATGCTGCCCCCTGACCCCCCGTAGCTGCCACCCCCATAGCAGGAGGCGGCGTAGCGCCGGCAGGACGCTGAGGAGCTCCTGCCGCCACCTCCCCCGCAGGCAGCTCCACCGCTCCTgtaggaggtgctggaggttcTCTTGATGCTGCAGCTCATGGTGGAAGCAAATCGGATCCCAAGCCCCAAGTGTGAGttccctgctcagctggagGTACAGAGCAGACTGCAGGCTCTGTCCTCGCCGGTGGCTTTTATGCTGGGCAGGgtgggtggcaccaggagggtgcCCAGCTTCCCATggaggctgccagccctgctgctgctgccaagagtGGTGTGCCAAGGGGAATTTCTGCTGGAGCTTGGGACTGCCCTCCCCATGGGTACTGTGTCTGCTGCTGATTCAGCCCAAGCCTGCACCATCACCCCAGGTGGGCGGCTGTTAGATTCCCTTTCAGATAGGCTCTTGCTGGCTACTCAGAGAGAGACTCATCTTAATTGCTGGGCTTTGTTCTCTGGAGTCATTTCTGTCCTGAAGAGAGGTGATGAAAGCAgccccttccctgctgcctctgcctacGCACAACGGCTCAGGgtggaggggacctcagagctcagctgctccaacctcctgccatgctcaggggcacctctcaactagtctcagttgctcaaggtctcatccagcctggccagggggGAAGCCTGATCAGATCAGCTTCAaagcacagagaggaacagagaGGCAGAGCCGAGGCTGCTGCTGATGTCTCGGAGTGACAGTGCTGGGAAGGGTTGGAAGCGTTGGGTCAGAGGCTGTGATGCAACGGTGctgggaaggagatggaaaatCAACACCTCTGGcatcagcagcaagcagcaatcAGCAGCTCAGCGGTGAGGACAAAAGGGGCACTGCAGCAACCCAGGGAGGAATTCTGAGTAAGGGCTCACACCCAGTGAGAAGGCAATGGTTAAACTTTAATGGTCCTGACTCAAGCCCAGCAACAGAGGCAAAGCAACGGGTCCTGGCCTGCAGGTAATTAGAAAGCTACCAATTAAAGAACAATCATAGTTACCAAGATCAAAGCTTCACATCAACTCAGCCTGGTTATGGGATTCtcccccttgactctgctctgctgagacccccccaCCAGCAGGGACTTCCCTGGGGtccatccagcccagcaggaggaggacacagagctgctggagttgagtccagaggaggccacaaaggtgagcccagggctggagcagctctgctgtgagcacaggctgagggagctgggggggtgcagcctgcagaggagaaggctccaggggcagctgagagctgctgccagggcctgaagggatcctgcaggaagactgcagagagacttttacTGAGAGggtctgaagctgaggcagagcagggtgagagtcgagctgaggaagaagttgttgagtgtgagggtggtgagagcctggcacaggctgcccagggaggctgtggataccttgagagctgtccctgggcatggcaggaggttggagcagctgagctctgaggttgcttccaccctgagccattctaggactcTGATTCACGAGCcaaaagcctcaggtctcttTAGATGCCATTTAGCATCTCTGAGATGACAAACAGAGGTTGAACATCTTCTGttgcagaggctgtggagctccTCAGCCATTTGAGGAGACCACTAGAGCTCTGAATTCATCCTTCCCTGGGAGACCTTTTGCCTATACCACAGCCTGTGAACCTCTATGAATCCAAAGGCTTCTTTGAAGCAGCAGCGCTGTGAAGCCTTTCCAAGTACTGGGTTCTCAGTGGTGAagttggctgcagagccacaaacagatactgcaggctggcagaggaaccagcagcagcaggcagagctttgcTGGATGCCACTGCTGGATCCATCTCCAGGGAGTGGACAACCTCAGAAACAATTAGTGGTAATTAATTGTTTTACAGCTGATGAGTCAGCTGTGGTTTGGGTGAGGAGGGAGCTGCTCCCATGGGTTTCATCAGCAGCTCCATCTgtgccttccccagccctcacccaccagcctgcagcactctgctgggctctcaAGAGGTGAAGGGTCTGCATTGGGACCACCTCTGTTTAACATCTGCATTGGtgaccttgattcaggcacagagagtgccagcagtgactttgcagatggcaccaagttaggtggcagtgctgatttgaatgagggtagagaggctctgcagagggacttggacaggcttagATCAATGAGCCAGCTTCagtgggatgagtttcaacaaggccaaatgccaggtcccacacttggggcacaacaaccccaagcaacactacaggcttggggcagtgtggctggagagctgctggcagaaagggagctgaggGCTGTAATAGACAGGACATGaatgggagccagcagtgtgtccagggggctgaatgtgagccagcaatgtgcccagggggctgagtgtgagccaacagtgtgcccagggggctgaatgtgagccagcagtgtgcccagggggctgagtgtgagccagcagtgtgcccagggcgctgaatgtgagccagcagtgtgcccaggcggctgagtgtgagccagcaatgtgcccagggggctgaatgtgagccagcaatgtgcccagggggctgagtgtgagccagcagtgtgcccagggggctgaatgtgagccagcaatgtgcccagggggctgagtgtgagccagcagtgtgcccaggtggccaagaagaccagtggcatcctggcttgtattgaaactgctgtgggcagcagcagcagggaggtgattgtgcctTGGACTTGGCTCTGATGAGGTCAcagcttgagtgttgtgttcagttttgggcaccacaatacaggggagctgtggaggtgctggagcaggtccagaggaaggcaacaaagctgaggaagggcctggagattGAATCTTATGAGgactgactgagggagctggggatggttagtgtgaggaagaggaggctgagggcagacctcattgctgtctgcagttgcctgaagggacattgtggagaggctgctgctgggctcttcccacaggtaactggagacagaacaagggggaatggcctcaacccgaggctggggaggtttaaattgggtatgaggaaaaagtttttcatggagagagtggtcagagactggaatgagctgcccaggggggtggtggagtcaaccctggatgtgtttcagggtggtttggatgtggtgcttggggatatggtttaaggtgaatcttgtagagtagggttctaggatGGACTTGGTGgacctgaggggctttgccagcctggatgttgctgtgtggttttgtgatcctcacagcctcactcctaccctcctcttcctctgatgtgcccccctgggctggtgccttGCCCCTTGCTCCTGTAGACCTGCAGAGTCCTGCTCAGGGACAGCAGCTTCAGTGCTGTCCACTTgtcccctgctgcaggagcagctcagagccattcccCAGGGCAGCGAagctctccccaggcagcagcctcctgctgctgacacCTTTTGGAACTGGTGACAGCTCCTTTTAGTCTCTGATacagtctcagcatggtgtcCATCTCCTTAGTgcacagcaggctgtgctgggaccaGCAGAGGGTGGACAAGCTGTAGCCCAGGCCAGCCCATGCTTGGCTGGGTGCCCTGGCTGagtgccctggctgggggcagaggaaaGCTCTCAGACACTGCTTTGGTTTGCATTGCAGAGGGAAGGTTTATTGAGGCTGTgctagcagcagcagggaagcccTTAGGAGCCCTGCCCCAAGAGAAGCTGAGTGCAAGAAGCTTTGCAGAACGGCAGAGgggtgaggaggcagcagcccaggcgctgctccagctccctcccctggcaccagctgtgctgcagatgggttcagtctgtccttgcccatggtcaGGGATTCTGGGCTGGAGGGTGCCAGCACCGTGGCTTTCAGCTCTCTCTCTAGCACACTCGTGAGTGTCCTGTggaaagagagagcagagcatgGCCTTAGGGGGACATCTGAGCCTCCCTGCGGACCTGAgcccctcccctgggcagcctaggcTGGCAAGAGGAGCTGAGGGGCTCCaagcccagcagtgctgagggcactgtctcagagctgtgctgggtcaCCCCAAGGAGCAAGAATTGTTTCCTGCCCTGCAGAGTTCGTCTGCTGGAGTGCAGATCtaggcagagggaagggcagAACCTGCTGTGCTTTACCCCACGGCAGTCAGTGAGGTTCTCTCTCTCCTGGGCTGCTGGAATCTTGCCCAGCttgcaccactaaaccatcccAGTCATGGGGGCAGGTATGACCCACTCacaaccacgtccctcagcactgcagccttaCCTGCCATGTCTCCACCCGGGGAATGAGAGTAGTAAGTGGAAGAAAATGCCTGGGAGGATTTCCCAACTCCTTGGGAAGCACTGCAAAAAGGAGAGGAATTAATCCacaagggagctgcaggcaggggacagtcagtggcagacagacagacagacagagctggggtggggctgtgtgggcagcagaggcaggagtcTGCTTTGCATCCCCTCCCCACCGTGTGCTACACCTACACGATGTCCTGCTGCCCTTCCTCCAGCAGTGCCCGGTACTGGGCGATCTCCTGCTCCAGGCGGGTCTTGATGCCCAGCAGCATCTTGTACTCCTGGCTCTGGCTCTCCATCTCGCAGCGGATGCTGGCCAGCTCCTCCTCCACCGAGTGGatctggctctgcagctgctgcagcaggcagccgtAGCGGGACTCGGTCTCTGCCAAGGAGTTCTCCAGGGAGTTTTTCTGttagaggagaagcagcaggtgaagggcagagctctgcccggccctgcccacccctcaccttccccggcccctgtCCCCCACGCAcggtgctgagctgagcctgcagctcGATCTCCAGGTTCTGCATCTCACGCCTGAGCTcggccagctgctggctgctgctctggatgtCCTGGCTGCTGGAGGTGACCTGGCGATTGACCTCCTCGATCTGGAGCCAAAGCagagtggaagtgaggaggagccCTCGGGGAGGAGCTTGCACCCCGGTGCTGTGCGGGAGGGGAGTGCAGGGGAGCATCCTCCTCTGCTCAGCCAAAAGCTCTgcgtgcccagtgccagggctctgaggCTCCCCGCAGAAGGGGCCCTGCTGTGTGGTGCTTCCTACCTTGACCTCGTACCACTGCTCCACCTCCCTGCGGTTCTTCTCGATGATCTGCTCGTACTCCTGCCTCATGTCGTTCAGGATCTTGGTCAGGTCCTCTCCAGGGGCAGCATTGACCTCCACACTCACATCACCACCagtctgtgcctgcagctgcctcagctcctgcagggagtccagtgagagcaggagggagctggggtcagtGCTGGTGGCCAGACCATGACAGTTTCATGGCACAAGGCTGAACTGACTCTACCTATAGctctgggaggctgcagagccagaggaCCATGTCTTGGCCATGCTCTTGAGCACCAGGTCCTACCTCCTCGTGGTTTCTCTTGAGAGCAATCAGCTCATCCTTCAAGGACTCCAGCTCAGACTCCAGGGAAGATCTAACCAGAGTGAGGTCATCCAGGAGGTTCCTCAAGCCATTGATGTCAGCCTCCACAGTCTGCCTGATGACCAGCTCGTTCTCATACCTGTGgggaaggaggtggtggtggtgcacagcaaccTCTGTCCCAGCTCACAACCCCAGTGCAATCAGCACCAGCagtcagggcagtgctgccctgTCCCCAGGGAAAGCCCTCCCAGGGGCACTCACTTCATCCTGAAGTCATCAGCTGTCATCTTGCTGTTGTCaatgtccagcagcagcctgttgtTGTctacagaggcagcaatgatcTGCAAAGGAGGAGGTTGCAGAGGAGGCTTTCTGTGATCTAGGAAGCCAGGGCAAGAAGGAGGACTCAAAGCTTTGCTAGGGACTTGCTGGGGGCTGTGGAATGGCTTCCTGTAGTGCTGCAAGGCCATGGCAGAGGCTAAAGCTCCAATGAAACCTGGGCTGTCTCAAACCATCCTCCCAAAGCCCCATTCTGGGCTGCTCTTTCTTGCCTTAGAGTCTTCTCCCAGTGTCCCAAGGAATGGCCTCAGCCTTGTCCCTGTGATC is a window encoding:
- the LOC135191765 gene encoding keratin, type I cytoskeletal 14-like, which encodes MSCSIKRTSSTSYRSGGAACGGGGGRSSSASCRRYAASCYGGGSYGGSGGSMGYGGGMSAGSMAGGLCGGIGGGIGGGIGGGIGGGIGGSFGGGIGGGFGGGIGGGFGGDLLLSGNEKVTMQNLNDRLAAYLDKVRRLEEENAQLEQHIREWYRKQAPAAAKDYSPYYQAIEQLQNQIIAATVDNNKMILEIDNSRMTADDFRMKYENELVMSQTVEVDINGLRNVLDDLTRTRSGLESELESLKEELMTLKRNHEEEMRQLKAQTGGDVCVEVNAAPGQDLTKMLNDMRHEYEDIIQRNRKEVEQWYESKIEEVNRQVTSSSQDIQSSNQQLTELRREMQNLEIELQAQLSTKSSLENSLAETESRYSCLLQQLQCQINSVEEELASIRCEMESQSQEYKMLLGIKTRLEQEIAQYRALLQEGQQDIVSCQGGGTSHCYSSSSYCHGQSSDKSGQSKVC
- the LOC135191772 gene encoding keratin, type I cytoskeletal 14-like codes for the protein MSCSIKRTSSTSYRSGGAACGGGGGAGVGRNSSVSCRRYAASCYGGGSYGGSGGSMGYGGGMSAGSMAGGLCGGIGGGFGVGGDLLLSGNEKVTMQNLNDRLAAYLDKVRRLEEENAQLEQHIREWYRKQAPAAAKDYSSYYQAIEQLQNQIIAASVDNNRLLLDIDNSKMTADDFRMKYENELVIRQTVEADINGLRNLLDDLTLVRSSLESELESLKDELIALKRNHEEELRQLQAQTGGDVSVEVNAAPGEDLTKILNDMRQEYEQIIEKNRREVEQWYEVKIEEVNRQVTSSSQDIQSSSQQLAELRREMQNLEIELQAQLSTKNSLENSLAETESRYGCLLQQLQSQIHSVEEELASIRCEMESQSQEYKMLLGIKTRLEQEIAQYRALLEEGQQDIVASQGVGKSSQAFSSTYYSHSPGGDMAGHSRVC